One window of Chloroflexus aggregans DSM 9485 genomic DNA carries:
- a CDS encoding branched-chain amino acid ABC transporter permease: MDRFIQLALSGIANGAIFALVALGFVLIYKSSDVINFAQGELLLIGAYLTYAMVEQFGLWWPIGVVVAVVLAAVVGVLIEQLVLRPLIGEPVISVIMVTIGLSSLLRAIVGAIWGVTPRPAPQFLPTDTVTILGANVGVDRLWAFALAIIFFVILTLFFRFSREGIAMRAVADDQQAALSMGISVKKVWAVAWAIAAITAAVGGILLMSIFGGVSGTIGRVGLLVFPVVILGGLDSIPGAIIGGLIIGLLQSFAGGLLPPEWGLGEVAPFVILLIILLVRPYGLFGQRIIERV; encoded by the coding sequence ATGGATCGGTTTATCCAACTAGCTCTGAGCGGGATTGCTAACGGTGCGATCTTTGCCCTGGTGGCGCTGGGTTTCGTCCTGATTTACAAAAGTAGCGATGTGATCAATTTTGCCCAAGGGGAGCTACTGCTGATCGGCGCATATCTCACCTATGCGATGGTCGAGCAGTTTGGCTTGTGGTGGCCGATAGGTGTTGTGGTCGCAGTGGTGCTGGCGGCAGTGGTAGGGGTGTTGATCGAGCAATTGGTGCTGCGTCCGCTCATCGGCGAACCGGTGATCTCGGTCATTATGGTCACGATAGGCCTCTCATCACTGCTCAGAGCGATCGTCGGTGCGATCTGGGGCGTAACGCCGCGCCCGGCCCCGCAGTTTCTGCCAACCGATACGGTGACGATCCTTGGGGCCAATGTCGGCGTTGACCGGCTCTGGGCCTTTGCATTGGCGATCATCTTCTTCGTGATACTCACGCTCTTCTTCCGCTTCAGCCGCGAAGGTATTGCGATGCGAGCAGTAGCCGATGATCAGCAAGCGGCGCTCAGCATGGGTATTAGCGTGAAGAAGGTGTGGGCGGTCGCGTGGGCGATTGCAGCGATCACTGCTGCGGTTGGCGGTATTCTGCTGATGAGCATTTTCGGTGGCGTTTCGGGTACGATTGGTCGTGTTGGTTTGCTCGTGTTCCCGGTGGTGATTTTGGGTGGCCTCGACAGCATTCCCGGTGCAATCATCGGTGGTTTGATCATCGGATTGCTGCAATCGTTTGCCGGTGGTTTGCTTCCGCCGGAATGGGGATTGGGTGAGGTGGCACCGTTTGTGATTTTGTTGATCATTCTGCTGGTACGGCCATATGGTCTGTTTGGTCAGCGCATCATCGAGCGGGTGTAG